The sequence below is a genomic window from Phycodurus eques isolate BA_2022a chromosome 6, UOR_Pequ_1.1, whole genome shotgun sequence.
GTGCCAATGTATCTGGTTATTCCTATTCATTGTTATGTTATCTTggctaaaataaatgtgttgagACTGATCTTCGACTCTCAATTTCATCATTATACGGATTAGAGCCATTATAGACCAGCCAATTTTTAACATGCTCAACTGTCATAccagtgtaaaaacaagttaaccacTGTCTGTTAAGACTTAAAAATGATGAATTGTATCTcgcattttcatgaaaaatcatGCAGAAATATACTGGGTGTGTGCCTAGAcctttttcttatttcattATTGATGTCGCTTTAGCCATATTGTGCTGAGCCAGGACCAAGTTCACACTAATCATTATcttgacaaaatacatttaaaactttgtttttttaaaatccagattagaagtgattttttttaaaccattggCTGTAATTAGCAATTGGTGGTTacctttaaattatttatttttatctcagTTCGTGCATTTCTGAATGGTGACTTTATGAGTTTATAATACAGTGAATCTTGCACAGGATTACTGTgcgttttttgtttagttttttttttcgccTTGAAAGACAAGATAACGCTTTTAAAACAGTGAAGGGAAAGGGAAACGCTTCGCTGCACTttgctggtaaaaaaaaatgcaactacaTGACATGTAAAGTACGGATACTGTCCGTTTGATATCTTGTTTAAATACTAAAATAGTAGATACATTTAAGGAACGTCATTAAGGACATGAACAAGTTAAAAAAACTGTGAAAGAAGCtaataaagttaacaaaacatcaaactactgtatttttatataattcacTTGAAGTACTGCAGACACACCCTTGAACCGCAGTTCCCATCTGATTGATAGGTGGCAGCAGCGTTCCATGAGCTATTTTACGTTGTCATTATAAACCCGGGAAGAAGTGTGTTTGCATTGAATGTTGGGTATTAGCCTCTTACCACGAAGCTAGTCCTGTGATCATTTTGagtattttgtgttaaaaatgGCCCCTTCCTGCCACTTTTGTGGCGAACACGTAGATACATTGAAACAGCAGGTGTCTGTGATGCGAAAAGAAATCAAGAATCTTCGGTAGGCCACTTTGAAAAGTTGTATTAGTCGTAAAAAGTGATTTACTAAAAATTTTAAAGAGTTGACTTGTCGTCCTTCCACTTTATAATCATATCATGTCAACAAACAATATCTTATGAGATTCTGCGGTTGGCataaaagtatacattttgACCTTTTCTCATTTAGGACAGGTCATGTACGTGTCCTCTGCTTGCTCATTTCCATTcaaaacaatgtaaacattTCCAATATGTATATTAGCTACGCATGTACAAGCTGATGATTTACTGTACAATAGGTCTTTGACAAATATTAACATTTATAATTATTGTACAACAATGCTCACTTTTGGTGTGCATAACTGCAAAGTATAGTGGTGTTAAAGTGTATTgcaattgtacaaaaataaatgcgcatgtaaaattgtttattttacgaatactgtttaattatttaacaCAAATAACAAACTATTTAATGACAtgcatgcaaaacaaaacaaaaattaatgaattttGATTAACCATCGTAGGGGAAAAATAGGAAATTCACTGTACAATTGAGGACCCCATGTTCTTATATTTTGGCTTTTACCAACAGACAGATGCTGGACACCGCAACCAGAACTCATCGCAAACATATGCTTTCTATTGAGTCCGCTGTGTCGAAGGTTGGTGGTGTATGGGAACTTGAGAAAAGCTGTTCGCCACCTCCACTTATTTCACCCCAGGCAGCTTTAGAGCATGGTAACAATGGCGGCAGACGTCTATAACAATGTttcactgttgttgttttttaatttaaaaaaaaaaaaaaaaatttattgtattttttttaaattataaatcaAAATGTACAATTGTCTGTGCTattgcagggaacatacaaacttTGCCAATTGGTTACATCCATTCGTGTTTCTCCGAGAAGAATGGCACGCCCAGGCAGCCAACCGTCTGCGGACCCTCAAGGGCGGAACTGCGCCTACAGCACAGTGTTTTCAATAACCCACACCATGCTCTGGTAGGGCTAGAGCATTTTTCGCATATTTGGTAGGTCACagaattgttcaaattaaaaattacaCCATACTCCC
It includes:
- the trmo gene encoding tRNA (adenine(37)-N6)-methyltransferase is translated as MAPSCHFCGEHVDTLKQQVSVMRKEIKNLRQMLDTATRTHRKHMLSIESAVSKVGGVWELEKSCSPPPLISPQAALEHGNIQTLPIGYIHSCFSEKNGTPRQPTVCGPSRAELRLQHSVFNNPHHALVGLEHFSHIW